In Pseudomonadota bacterium, the sequence TCGTATTCGATGCATCGGAAGCCATGCGGATACGCACAGGCGAACGAGGGATTGAAGCGGTTATGCCATAGCGAAATCTCAAAGGCAGCAATTGATGAGAATGGATAATAGACAACTATGTTTCTTAAGGAGGATGCAATGAAAAAGATCGAAGCCATAATACGTCCCGCTAAAGTAGGCGATGTATACGCTGCTTTAGAAAAGGTCGGCTGTCCGGGTCTTATGTTTAGTGAAATAGAAGGCCAGGGAAAACAAAAGGGTATTGAACAGGATTTTCGCGGAAAAAAATATAAAACCGCATTGCTGACCAAAGCGAAGCTTGAAATTGTGGCCAATGATGAAGATGTGGACAAGATAGCCAAGGCCATATGTGAGGCTGCTACAACTGAAAAAGCAGGAGACGGCAGAATTTTCATTTACGACATTACTGACACTGTGCGTATCAGCAATAAAGCATGGGAAAAGACCATCGGATAATGATTAGAGCTGCGGCCGGTTATCCCGGCCGCAGCGGCAATTTGACAGATCATCACAACCTCCGGCTGTCAATGATGGCATCTCAATGACGAGATTCCTTACTCCGCACACTGGTGGCCGGAGGA encodes:
- a CDS encoding P-II family nitrogen regulator, which codes for MKKIEAIIRPAKVGDVYAALEKVGCPGLMFSEIEGQGKQKGIEQDFRGKKYKTALLTKAKLEIVANDEDVDKIAKAICEAATTEKAGDGRIFIYDITDTVRISNKAWEKTIG